A part of Thermomicrobiales bacterium genomic DNA contains:
- a CDS encoding VOC family protein — MNAPQPLTGYHHLTMVTRDALQNVQFYRDLLGLRLVKKTVNFDMPQTYHLYYGDESGTPGTLLTFFEWSNAKSPGQTGWGGTEHIALTVSSGASVAWWRGHLEREGVDVSDPFDDHGRPAIRFHDPEGLIIELVAAPGELVPDGAPALRIPGIEIGAIDHVGILATERDTAVIYYEQLLGFTLLGEQPNPLDADRTDLIFELDDDEEGQRLIVTLVDRETTERAVDGPGQTHHVAFGVPDDPAEVSWQERIESAGVPSSEVRDRQYFHSIYFRDPDGHLLEIATANPGFAVDEPAETLGTKLMLPPWLEERREQLTRSLQPLDGGGA, encoded by the coding sequence AGCCACTCACCGGCTATCACCACCTGACGATGGTCACCCGCGACGCACTGCAGAACGTGCAGTTCTACCGCGACCTGCTGGGACTGCGGCTGGTCAAGAAGACAGTCAACTTCGACATGCCGCAGACCTACCACCTGTACTACGGCGACGAATCCGGCACGCCCGGCACGCTGCTGACCTTCTTCGAATGGTCGAACGCGAAATCGCCCGGTCAGACCGGCTGGGGCGGCACCGAGCACATCGCGCTGACCGTCTCCAGCGGCGCGTCGGTTGCCTGGTGGCGCGGGCATCTGGAGCGCGAGGGCGTGGATGTATCCGATCCGTTCGACGACCACGGGCGACCCGCCATCCGATTCCACGATCCGGAGGGGCTGATCATCGAACTGGTCGCCGCGCCGGGCGAGCTCGTGCCGGATGGCGCACCGGCACTGCGGATTCCGGGCATCGAGATCGGCGCGATCGACCACGTCGGCATCCTCGCCACCGAGCGTGACACCGCCGTCATCTACTACGAGCAGCTCCTCGGCTTCACGCTGCTCGGCGAGCAGCCCAACCCGCTCGACGCCGACCGCACCGACCTGATTTTCGAGCTCGATGATGACGAGGAGGGGCAGCGGCTCATCGTCACGCTCGTCGATCGCGAGACGACCGAGCGTGCCGTCGATGGTCCCGGCCAGACCCACCACGTCGCCTTCGGCGTGCCGGACGATCCGGCTGAGGTGAGCTGGCAGGAGCGGATCGAGTCAGCCGGCGTGCCATCGTCGGAAGTCCGCGACCGCCAGTATTTCCACAGCATCTACTTCCGCGATCCGGACGGCCACCTGCTGGAGATCGCGACCGCCAACCCCGGCTTCGCCGTCGATGAGCCAGCGGAAACGCTCGGCACAAAGCTGATGCTGCCGCCGTGGCTGGAGGAGCGCCGCGAGCAACTGACCCGTAGCCTGCAGCCGCTCGACGGTGGAGGCGCATGA